Genomic DNA from Streptomyces sp. NBC_01571:
TGCCGCCTGTTGCGAGTTGATCTGCCGGACCTGGCCCGAGTTGGCGTTCGCCAGCGCGGCCGCCGCGGACGAGCCCTGGTCGACGCCGGCCTGGGCAATCTGAGAGATCAGGTCAGCCCTGACCCCCTTCTTCCGGAGCGCCGCCAGGTTCTTCGCGAAGAGCTGCGCCGCCGCCGTGTCCTGCTTCAGCCCGGAGAGGATCGTCTCCGCCGTCTGCGGCCATCCGTCGGACTGCTGCTTGGTGATGTTGGCCGAGTCGAGGACACCCTTGGCGACGTCCTCGGCGAGCTTCTGCCTGGCCTTACGAAGGCCGTCGAGCTTCTTCGTCGCGGTCTTCGACTTCGCGGCGAGGGACTCCTCCTGCTTGGCCAGCTTCAGCAGCTGCTTGCTGCCGGCGGACAGCTTCCCGAGGGCCTTCGACCTCTTGGCGCCGGGGGCCAGGGCGTCGGCGATGATGTCCGACAGCTTCAGTGATGCGGCCTTGACCTGCTTCGACGACCCGGTGAGGCCTTCGATGAGGCCGCGGGCGATCCAACGGCCCTGCGCCGCCGTGACCTTCGAGGGGCTGTTGATGCCGAGGGCCTTCGCGATCGGGCCCGGGATCATCGACTTCGCCCAGCCGATGAGCTTCGAGCGGATCCACCCGCCCATTCCCTGGATACCGACCCACAGACCCTGGACGATGTTGCGTCCCTTCTGGGTCAGCAGCGATCCGAGGGAACCCATCGCGGCGGAAATCCGCCCCGGAAGGCCGCGCACCCAGGCGAGCATTTCCGTGGCCTTTTTGACCGTGCCGTTCTTGATGGCAGACCAATGCTTGATGATCAGCCCAGGGAGTGTCCAATTCAGGAACGCGCTCGTCAGGAAACCGGGAATGGCCTTGACGAATGCGACCACCCAGTTCCATGCCGAGGAGGTCGCGGACTTGATCGCATTCCAGTGGCTGATGATCAGGCCGGGCAGGCTGAAGTTCATGAACGCGGCAACGGCCATGTCCTTGACCCACGTCAGCTTCGCGACTACCCAGTCCCACACGGCCAGCGTCGCGGACTTGATCTGGGACCAGTACGTGATCACCAGGAACACGAGGGCGCCGATTGCCATACCGATCCAGCCGATCGGGCCAAGGCCGACGATCCAGGCCCAAGCCATCTGGGCTCCCGCGACGAGGGCAGCGGCTCCGATGGCGACAAATGCCGCGCCGATTACAACAGCGGCAGTGGTGAATTCGGTTTTGTGTTGCTGGACGAATCCGAAGAATGTCATCAGCTTCGGAATGACTGTCGTGCCCAGGAAATCGACGAGCTTCTGTTGCAGGCCGCGCTTGAACTGCTCGATCTGTACGCCAGCGTTATTGCGGAGTCCGTCACCGAGCTTCCCCGCGCTCCCGGCCGCCTTGTCCATTCCTGACGAGGCGGCAGCGCTCGCTGGGTCGAGGGCGAGGAGGGCGTCGCCCATCACGGTGCCCGGGTCGCCGAACAGAGCTGTGGCGGCGTTCAGGCGGGTTGTCTTGTCGGTCGTCTTGCGCAGGGCGTCCGTCGTCATCTGGAGGGCCTGCTGGCCGGACTTGCCGCCCTTCTTCAGCTTCGCCGCGACCTCCGACGAGCTGAGCCCGATGGACTTGAACGCGTCCTTCACGCCCTGGCTCTGGCCGATCGCCAGCTCGCCGAACTGACCGAGCGCGTCGGCGACCTGGTCGGAGTCGCGGGCGCCGCCCTTGATGGCCTGGTCGATCAGGCCGACAGCCGTTGCCCCGTCGAGGCCGACTCGCTTGAACTGGACCGAGTACTCGTTGAGGGTGTCGAGCAGGTCGTCGCCCTTGTTCGCGCTGGTGGAGAAGCCCTTCGCGACGATGTCGAGGGCCTCGGTCGCGTTCGCCGCGAGTCCGGTCCGCATGAGCTGGGACACGGCGTTGGTGACGCCGCCGAGCTCCTGGTCGAAGGTGCTCGCAAGATCCGACACCTTCGTACTGATCGACTCGATCTGGCCGTTCGTCGCCTCCGGCTTCAGGAGGCCCGAGCCCATGACCGCGCCGATCGCGTCGGCGGCGCCCTGGAAGTCCTCCGTCACCGCGTGCGCGTACAGCTGGCCGGCGATGTGCCCGTACCGCTGTGCGTCCGGGCCCGTCGCGCTCAGCTGCGCGCCGAGGCGGCCGGTGATCTGGCCCTGCTCCATCGCCTGCCCGAAGGCGTCGATCAGGACCGCGCCGGCCGCAGCTCCGACACCGAGCGCGGCCGTCTTCAGCCTGGACAGCTTCGACTCGGTCTCCGCGACCGCGCTGTCCGCGCCGTCCGCGGCGCCGTCGGCGAGACCATCTCCGAGGGCGTCGCCCGCCTGCTGCCCGGCCCGCGCGGCGTCGGTGCGCAGCCCGTCGAGACCGTTGTCCACGCCCGCGGCGATCCGCTGGCCGCCGCGACGCGCCTGGGACTCCGCTTCGAGCGTGGCGGCCGTGACCGCGTCGACGAGCTGCGCCTGCATGTTGCGCCACTGGCCGTCAGCGCCACGGACGAAGCCGCCGCCGAGCTGCTGCCCGGCCTGCTGGCCGGCCCGTTCGGCGTCGTTGCCCATGGTGCTGCCGGCCTGACGCAGGGCCTGCTCGGCTCGGCGCAGCGCGGGGTTCACCGCGCGGTCGTCGATGCTGATGATCCCGTTGAGTTCGCCGACGGTCAGCGCCATGACTCACCTCCGTCGGGTCTTGGGTGGTTCCTCGGGAGGGTTGAAAAGGCGCTGCATCCGCGACTCGGTGGACAGCAGCATGAGGATGCGGTTTTGGAGCCAGCGCCATGTGCGGCGCTGGAGGATGCCGTCCTCGATGTCGATGCCGTACACCTGGTGGAGGTCGGCCTCGATCAGCGCCCACTGCTGGAGGAGCTTCGTCCAGCTCAGGTCAGCCGGGGGCCTTTGCCGTGTCCGCCCCGCCTTCTGCGCTGGGATCCCGCCCTCGTACCACTCGTAGAGGCCGGTGACTGGGTCCCGTTCGCCGCAGCCTTTGCCGAGGAGCCGCGCGAGATCTGACGGCGCTCCGCCCGGTTCCGTCCCGCTTTTCCCGGGGCCTCACCAGTGCGCCAGTACTCCAGCGCGGTGTCCTCGTCGGTGGTGATCCAGAACATGCAGGTCAAGGCGACGTGCTTGAACATGGACCACGACGTCTCGGCCATGAGCGACTCGTAGGCGTCGCCCAAGCACAGCTTGTACAGGTCGAGTTCCTCGTCGTTGTCGAGGACAGGCTGCTTGGGTGCGGTGCCACCGGCAGCGAGCCGAGCCGCGAGAGAGGTGACCCTCTCGATCTTGATACCGGCATCGGCGGACGGGTCGGGGATGTGGTACTCCCTGGTGATCCCGTCCTTGCCCTTGACCGGCAGGGTGAGGCCTTCGGACAGGAAGTCGTCGAGGGCCTCGAAGCCGTTGGCCACTGTCACGCCTCCGGGTTGGCGATCAGGTCGAGCGCGCCGTCGCCCGTGATGGTGACCTCGACCTGGTCCAGCGCGGTGTGCTCGCCGCCGCTCGGCTCCCACTTCACGATGCCCGAGCCCTCGTAGGCCTCGGGCAGGCCGTCGCGGTCGTACCAGCGCAGGTGGGCCATCGACTGGGAGCCGAACAGCCACGCCGCCTGGCGGAGCTTTTCGTGCGTCGGGGGGAAGACCTTCACCTGGTCGTTCTCACGGCGGTTGATGGTGAACCCGAGTTCCCAGCCCTGCGCAGTCTTCGTGTTGCCGTTCCACCCCTCCGACTCGTAGTCCGAGGAGTCCTCGATGTTGGGGTCCGGCGCCGGGGGCTTGAAGTCCGTGACGCCGATGACGGTCTGCCAGTCGCTGCCGTCCTGGTCGATGCTCATGTCGAGCTGGAGCCTGAAGCGCCGCGCGAGTGCGGTCGTCTCGGTGGGGGTGGCCATAGCGGGTCCTCCTAGTCGATCAGGTGAGCCCCGGACCTGGTCGTCCGGAAGTAGTAGTTGCTGGTCAGCTCCATGCGCTTCTGCGCGTCCTGGCCGATCCATGCCTGTGACTGCCGCCAGGACAGGGCGACGAAGATGCCGCCGATCCGGTACTGGCGGCGGTTGTGCAGCTCGTCGAACACCACGTCGGCGAGGTTGTCGATCGCGTCCGGGTCGCGGCCCGCACGCATGCGGATCTGCACCGCCGTGATCGCGTTGGTGGTGTCGTCGTCGGTCACCGGGTACGCGGTGATACCGAGGGCGCGCTCCGGGGAGTCGGGCATGACGCCCCGGAAGATCCCTGTGTCCGGGTCCTGGACCACCGCGTCGGGCGTGAACACACCGACGCCGGCCTCAGCGAGGAGGCCGGCGATTCCGTCGAGGAGGCTGCTGGTGTATCCGCTCACCGCATCGCCCGCCTCAGCTGGGCGGCGATGATGGCGAGGACCTCGGTACGGCTCGCGTTGAGGGGCTGCTCCAGGTACTTGGCGGTGCGGCCCGGGGCGTGCCGGTAGGTGAGGTCCTCGTGCTGCCGCACCGCGTAGGGGGTGTCGAAGGACACCATTCCGGTCAGCGAGGGCTCGTCCACGCTCGCCGTCCCCGACTGCATGAGCGGGCTCTCGTCGAGCGGGACGAGGGCCTGGGCCTGCCCGAGCACGTGCTCTGCCGAGAGGAACACCCCGCGCGCGGCAGCCTGACGCAGCGCCCTCTCCACAGCGGGTCCATTCCACGTGAGCCGGAAGCTCTGTGCCACGACGCACCCCCTACTGGAGAAAGACCTGCGTGTTGGACGGGACGGGCAGTGCGCCGCCGTCTGCGCGAGCGATCGTGATGACCGTCGTCCGGCGCCCATCGGGCAGCGTCACGCGACTGTTCGGCGGGGGCCGATGATCGGGGCGAGTGATGTACGAGGACCCAGAAGTGACGGTCTGTCCGCCTGGCGAGGTGACCTGCTGCGTCTTCTCGTCGATCAGGCAGCGCACCGTCACCGGGGGCGCGTACAGATCGCCCTTGCTGCCGGACCCGAGGTATGCCTCCACGGTCACCCGGTGCTGGAGCAGGAAGCCGGGGATCTGCCTCACCATGAGGGCAGCACCATCCCGGGCCACGCTGCGCTCGTCACGCCGGTCTGGAACTCACACGAGGGCAGCCGGCTCAGGGCGGCGGCCGCGCGCGGGGGCAGGGCGCCGGCGGCGATCGGTGTCGCGGTGGAGCCGCCAGAGGAGCGGCCCAGGGCGACGGGCCCGGCGGAAACGGTGTCCCAGCCACTGTCCGCGCCGATCGCGTCCCCGGTCTCGCCCCACCACTCGACGATCGCGCAGACCGCCTCGGCGAACGCCTCCGCGACGGTCGCGCTGGTGGGCATGCCGTCGTCGTCGGTGTCGTAGACCGCCGTGAGCAGCGCGTCGTCGAGGGCCTTGGACGCCTCTGCCAGCTGCTTCGGGGAGTCCAGGGGCGCCGCAGCGTGCAGGTAGTTCGCGAGTTGCGTCGTGGACGCGTACACGTGCGCCTGCGGACCCACGGCGGGGGCCGGGGCCACGGACACCAGCTCGTGCTCCACGCTTGCGCCGGTCCCGGTCACCGTCCACGACAGGCGCCAGATCCCGGCGAGCGTGTACGTGACCGGAGCCGTCCAGGCTGCGCCCCCGTCAGACCCCGTCACGACGGGCGTCACGGTGGAGCCGTCAGGGCGCGTGACGACC
This window encodes:
- a CDS encoding phage tail tape measure protein, yielding MALTVGELNGIISIDDRAVNPALRRAEQALRQAGSTMGNDAERAGQQAGQQLGGGFVRGADGQWRNMQAQLVDAVTAATLEAESQARRGGQRIAAGVDNGLDGLRTDAARAGQQAGDALGDGLADGAADGADSAVAETESKLSRLKTAALGVGAAAGAVLIDAFGQAMEQGQITGRLGAQLSATGPDAQRYGHIAGQLYAHAVTEDFQGAADAIGAVMGSGLLKPEATNGQIESISTKVSDLASTFDQELGGVTNAVSQLMRTGLAANATEALDIVAKGFSTSANKGDDLLDTLNEYSVQFKRVGLDGATAVGLIDQAIKGGARDSDQVADALGQFGELAIGQSQGVKDAFKSIGLSSSEVAAKLKKGGKSGQQALQMTTDALRKTTDKTTRLNAATALFGDPGTVMGDALLALDPASAAASSGMDKAAGSAGKLGDGLRNNAGVQIEQFKRGLQQKLVDFLGTTVIPKLMTFFGFVQQHKTEFTTAAVVIGAAFVAIGAAALVAGAQMAWAWIVGLGPIGWIGMAIGALVFLVITYWSQIKSATLAVWDWVVAKLTWVKDMAVAAFMNFSLPGLIISHWNAIKSATSSAWNWVVAFVKAIPGFLTSAFLNWTLPGLIIKHWSAIKNGTVKKATEMLAWVRGLPGRISAAMGSLGSLLTQKGRNIVQGLWVGIQGMGGWIRSKLIGWAKSMIPGPIAKALGINSPSKVTAAQGRWIARGLIEGLTGSSKQVKAASLKLSDIIADALAPGAKRSKALGKLSAGSKQLLKLAKQEESLAAKSKTATKKLDGLRKARQKLAEDVAKGVLDSANITKQQSDGWPQTAETILSGLKQDTAAAQLFAKNLAALRKKGVRADLISQIAQAGVDQGSSAAAALANANSGQVRQINSQQAALVKAAGQAGATAGDAMYGAGIRAAQGLVSGLASQQKAIERQMLTIARGMSKSIRAALGIKSPSRVMALVGAYTAQGLIKGVDSQRSAVNSSMQSLVDTPAPGSWDSASSRARASAAQRVVVEFRGDGRGETDYLMGKVRRSIRNSAGGDVDLALTGRRSG
- a CDS encoding minor capsid protein, with the protein product MSGYTSSLLDGIAGLLAEAGVGVFTPDAVVQDPDTGIFRGVMPDSPERALGITAYPVTDDDTTNAITAVQIRMRAGRDPDAIDNLADVVFDELHNRRQYRIGGIFVALSWRQSQAWIGQDAQKRMELTSNYYFRTTRSGAHLID
- a CDS encoding phage tail tube protein — translated: MATPTETTALARRFRLQLDMSIDQDGSDWQTVIGVTDFKPPAPDPNIEDSSDYESEGWNGNTKTAQGWELGFTINRRENDQVKVFPPTHEKLRQAAWLFGSQSMAHLRWYDRDGLPEAYEGSGIVKWEPSGGEHTALDQVEVTITGDGALDLIANPEA